CGCCGCGATCTTGCGCAGCGGCAGGTCGGCTCCCGGCACCGCGCCGTAACGCACGACCCGGCCCGCGATAAAGCCGGCAAGCCCGCGCCCCATCGCCGCTTCCGACTGCGGCGGAATCGTAAACCCCGCCTCATGCGCGATCGAGAAGACGTACGAGGTCAGGATGTCGCTGCCCTCGCGCATATCGGGAAAGAACTTCAGGAGGCCGTCGGCGTCGAGATACTGCGGCAGGTCGGCCGCGATGCCGTTCCATAGCGCCGGATCGCCAAGCGCGATCGCCCGCGACACGCGCTGCTCCATGCAGGTGTATGGATAGGCGCGCATCCATTCGCGCACCCCGTCGAGCCCCGCGCTCAGCGACGGACTGAGCGAGACCTGCACGTCGCCCTGTCCCGCGAGCGCGTCGGCGGGCAGTGCAACCGGCTCGGCGATCGGTTTCTCCCATCGCATCAGCGTCGCCTGGTAGGTCCTGACCGGCGTGACCGGGAGCACGCGCTGCGTTATCTTCAGATGGTCTGACGGCGCGCCGGCGATCGACGCCGCATCGACGCGGTAGCGCAGCTCGCTGACTCCCATCGGCACCGCCACCTTCCAAGCGATCGATTTTCCCTCGCCCGGCGCGAGTTCCAGCACCTGCGGCGGGGGCTCGGTCGCGACGCCCTCGATCTTCGCGCTCACCTTCGCGGTGAACGGCTGCTCCGAGGCGTTGCGCACGGTAAATTCGGCGTCGAACGAATCGCCGGCGCGGATTATCGGCGACACTCCGGGCAGGATCATCAGGTCCTGCGTAGAGCGTATCAGCGTGTCGCCGGTGCCGAACATGCCGACTCCGCCGCTTGCGATCGCGACGATGCGAAAGCTAGACAGCGAATCATTGAGCGGCACTTCGACCGTCGCGTTGCCGGCCGCATCCAGCGGCACCGTCGCCTTCCAGAGCAGCAGCGTGTCGAAGAGTTCGCGCGTAATCTGCCGGCCGCCGCCGCCGCCCGGCGCAAGCGCCTTCAATCCGTAGTGCCGCTTGCCGACGACCTCCATTTGCGCGGTCGACGTATCGACCTGATAAGGCCGTCGCCCCATCATTGCGTCCAGCAGCTTCCAGCTGTGGTTGCTGGCGAGCTCGAGCAGCCCCTGGTCAACCGCGGCGACCGCGACTTCGCTGCCCGGGGGCGGCGGCGCGCCGGCGGCGGTCCGGACCGCGATCGCAACCCGCGCCTTCTCGCGCACGCGGTAAACGCGCCGCTCGGGCGTGACCGTAACGTTCAACCGGTTCGCGCGCCAGCCGACGCGAATCTCCGCGATCCCCAGCCTGAAGGCCGGCTTGGCAAGGTCGAGCATCCCGGTCGGTGCAGGCGATCCGACGCGGCCGCGAATCGCCAGGACCGAGACGAACACGTTGGGCGCGTACTCGCGCACGGGGAGGGTGATGACCGGGTTATGGCCCGAGAGGTGCACCACCGAGGCCGCGATAACTCCTTCGCGCTCCACGGTGACGAGCGCGATCGCTTCCGCAAAGGGCATCCGCACCTGGAAGCGCGCCTGCTCGCCCGGCTGATATTGCGGATGCTCGGGCAGCACATCGATCCGATCCTCGTCATGACCCTCGAACCACTCGCGTCCCGGGCCAGGGATGAATACCTCGGTGTAGGCTGTGCTCGAGTTGCCGGCCTCGTCGCGCACGGATGCCTCGACCTCGACCGAGCCGGTGAGCGCGGTCTTTGCGTCGCAAAGCAGGACTCCGCGCGCGTCGGTCAGGCCGGAGCACAACTCGCCCGCGCGGCGCGTTTCGATCGTGTTGTCATAGGCGTAAAAGCCGCCGACCAGGCGCTTGCGATACGAGAAGGTCTTGCGGGTGAAGATCGCGACCTTAACCGGCGCGCCCGCGACCGGCTTGCCGCCCTCCTTGACCGCCGCGACGCGAAGACGCAGATGGCCGGGCGAGGAGACCCAATCGTCGGCGCGGATTCCGGCGAGATACTTCGCCGGCCAGATCGTAACCGAGTTGGAAACGGTCTGAGTCTCGCCGTTGGGGTCGCGATATTCCATCTCCGCGGTCACCTGGGTCGGCGTCGGCGCGCGCGCGATATCGGTAATCGAGGTCTGCGCGCCCCCGGCGGCGTCGAGAACCAGATC
This genomic stretch from Candidatus Binataceae bacterium harbors:
- a CDS encoding alpha-2-macroglobulin family protein, producing NELQTADFRVEEFRIPLMKAAIRMPAKVEVRAASVAIDLSAEYLSGGVASGLPVTLRSQIQPDAYVSFPDFDDFTFANGEVKEGTVSVESEYEGFPVFRPPGIHQRKDLVLDAAGGAQTSITDIARAPTPTQVTAEMEYRDPNGETQTVSNSVTIWPAKYLAGIRADDWVSSPGHLRLRVAAVKEGGKPVAGAPVKVAIFTRKTFSYRKRLVGGFYAYDNTIETRRAGELCSGLTDARGVLLCDAKTALTGSVEVEASVRDEAGNSSTAYTEVFIPGPGREWFEGHDEDRIDVLPEHPQYQPGEQARFQVRMPFAEAIALVTVEREGVIAASVVHLSGHNPVITLPVREYAPNVFVSVLAIRGRVGSPAPTGMLDLAKPAFRLGIAEIRVGWRANRLNVTVTPERRVYRVREKARVAIAVRTAAGAPPPPGSEVAVAAVDQGLLELASNHSWKLLDAMMGRRPYQVDTSTAQMEVVGKRHYGLKALAPGGGGGRQITRELFDTLLLWKATVPLDAAGNATVEVPLNDSLSSFRIVAIASGGVGMFGTGDTLIRSTQDLMILPGVSPIIRAGDSFDAEFTVRNASEQPFTAKVSAKIEGVATEPPPQVLELAPGEGKSIAWKVAVPMGVSELRYRVDAASIAGAPSDHLKITQRVLPVTPVRTYQATLMRWEKPIAEPVALPADALAGQGDVQVSLSPSLSAGLDGVREWMRAYPYTCMEQRVSRAIALGDPALWNGIAADLPQYLDADGLLKFFPDMREGSDILTSYVFSIAHEAGFTIPPQSEAAMGRGLAGFIAGRVVRYGAVPGADLPLRKIAAIEALSSAGLANAAMLGSIIVEPNLWPDATVIQWWNVLLRLHDVPNRARRLAEAEQIVRARLNWQGTGAHLSGGQCWCLMTDVESNMLRLDLLLVDNGLWHDEVPRVMQGAVRLQSRGAWATTLANAWGTLAVEKFARTFESVPVKGTTTASLAAASKKLDWTRDPHGGDLNLAWPPAQSDLRVDHSGSGNPWVQVRTRAAIPLKAPFSSGYRITRTLSAVDKSHSGGWRRGDIVRVHLKIEAQTDMTWVVVNDPLPAGASHLNTGLRRASSIAASATSAENSNNHNYLWPDFVERPFDAYRAYYEFIPKGSFEVEYNIRLNQAGVFQLPATRVEALYEPEMLGELPNAPLEVAP